The following nucleotide sequence is from Nitrospirota bacterium.
GGAAAAGGGGATGGTCCCTTTCCCTTAGTAGTTTTCTAAACACTGTAAAGGTCTTTATTTTTCAATTGGCAGGTCTTCTGTGTTGCCCCAGATTATCCATGAGTCATCGTAATTAGCAGGGTCTTTAAACCCCATCAGCCTGAACACTAAATAAGTGAGCGTGGAGCGTGTCCCTGTCTGGCAGTAAGGTATTGTCCGTTTGTTTTTATCAAGTGTGCCATAGATTTTTTCCATCTCATCCATGGGCTTTATTTTCCCTGTTGCCTTGTCAAACATTTCGGTGTGCGGGATGTTTAACAGACAATTGGGTATACGACCGCCTCTTTTTGCCCTGACATCAGTGCCAGTATATTCTGCTGATGTTCTTGAGTCTATGAGCTGGATACCTCTGAGCTTACCCTTGGCTATCTTCAGGACCTCCTCTGTTGTGGCAATCTTGTTCTTTACGAGGTTGACCTTGAGCTTTGCCTGAGGTAGCTTTGTCTCCTGGGTTTCAAGTGTGTTTCCAGATGCCTGCCATTCCTCAATGCCGCCATTAAGAAAGCGAACATCTTTATGGCCGAGGTATTCAAGTATCCAGAAGCCAACAGTGGCAGATGTGAGCTCTTTTACATCAGCATAAACTACAGTGGTCTTGTTGCTCTGTATTCCGGCATTGCCTAAGATTTCTTCATATTTCTTTATGTCCTCAAACACCCTTGATTTTTCATCCCTTAAAATCTTTGCGCATGGGCTGCCGAGACTTATTGAACCAGGGATATGTCCTCCGTCATATGCCTTCTTGTCTCTACAGTCAAGCAAAACCCATTTCCCTGTGTTTTTGACTATATCTGCTGGTGCTGCCAATAGCTTAGAGTTTGGATATTCAGCAGAGTATGCTAATGTGCTTGTAAAAACCAGTGCAAAAACCAGTAACGAAAAAATGGTTATGCTTCTTATTTTTTTCATAGAAACCTCCTTTCTTTAGTTTAAAAAACCCTAATCCCGATAACTCTTAATTTCTCAGCCCATGTGGCTGTTCTAAGAACACCCACATATGTTAATATTATGATACTACTTTATAAAGGAATAGTATAGGGGTATGTCAGAACAACTCCTCAGTCTTCTTAAAAAAGGCGCTTTTGTCTCAGGAGGTTTTTTAAGCAGTAAGCTCGGTATAACAAGGGCAGGCATATGGAAGAAAATCCATAGCCTTAAAGAAAAAGGCTTCAAGGTAGAGGCATCTCCGGGAAAGGGCTATAGGCTTATAGACACACCTGAGTTTTCAGTAGAAGAGCTAAAAACCCTCATAAAAGGCGAAATTGGCAGGAAAATAATCTATTTTGACAGGATTGACTCAACAAACAATTATGCCATGAGTTATGCTAATGAACTGCTACACGGAGAGGTCATCATAGCAGACGCCCAGATGAAAGGCAAAGGAAGACTCCAAAGACACTGGGTTTCACCACCTAATTCAAACATCTATATGAGCATAATCCTTAAACCCGACATACTTCCAAGGGAAGGAACACTCCTTACACTTTTAAGCTCTGTGGCAAGTGTAAATGCCTTAAGAAGACTAACAGGCATTGATATTAAGATCAAATGGCCTAATGACCTTATGATAGGCAGTAAAAAGTTGGGAGGCATACTCCTTGAGACAAGGTCAGAGCCTGATAGGATTCTCTTTGCAGTTGCAAGCATAGGAGTTAATGTCAATATGAGAAGGATTCCACATGAGCTTAAACCCATTGCAACATCAACCCTTATCGAGACAGGCAAAAGATTTAAAAGGACACGTAAAGGCAGGCAAGGACTTTTAAAAGGGTGGAAAGGGCTTTCCCAAACATTGGGCAAGGAAGTGGCAGTTAAAACCGAAAGGGAGACCATTAAAGGTATAGCAGAAGATATAGACGATGAAGGAAGACTTATCCTTAAAACCCCTGATGGCTCAATTAAAAATATAAGCTCAGGAGACCTTATACA
It contains:
- a CDS encoding sulfurtransferase; this encodes MKKIRSITIFSLLVFALVFTSTLAYSAEYPNSKLLAAPADIVKNTGKWVLLDCRDKKAYDGGHIPGSISLGSPCAKILRDEKSRVFEDIKKYEEILGNAGIQSNKTTVVYADVKELTSATVGFWILEYLGHKDVRFLNGGIEEWQASGNTLETQETKLPQAKLKVNLVKNKIATTEEVLKIAKGKLRGIQLIDSRTSAEYTGTDVRAKRGGRIPNCLLNIPHTEMFDKATGKIKPMDEMEKIYGTLDKNKRTIPYCQTGTRSTLTYLVFRLMGFKDPANYDDSWIIWGNTEDLPIEK
- a CDS encoding biotin--[acetyl-CoA-carboxylase] ligase is translated as MSEQLLSLLKKGAFVSGGFLSSKLGITRAGIWKKIHSLKEKGFKVEASPGKGYRLIDTPEFSVEELKTLIKGEIGRKIIYFDRIDSTNNYAMSYANELLHGEVIIADAQMKGKGRLQRHWVSPPNSNIYMSIILKPDILPREGTLLTLLSSVASVNALRRLTGIDIKIKWPNDLMIGSKKLGGILLETRSEPDRILFAVASIGVNVNMRRIPHELKPIATSTLIETGKRFKRTRKGRQGLLKGWKGLSQTLGKEVAVKTERETIKGIAEDIDDEGRLILKTPDGSIKNISSGDLIHLR